The DNA window GAGTCGTTTAAACGTGGGACGGATGTTCAACTTACGATTGAAGCATTAGAGGCTGGTAACCCAATATTAATAACAGAATTTTATAATAATGGATTGTTACTTCTTAAAGAGTTACATACGCATCTGAATAGAAAATTTCCGAATAAGTCTTTTCAGGAACAAAGGGAGTATCGCTCAGAATATCATAAGCTGTCAAATCTAATTTTGATAGAAATTGTAGATCATAAATTGGCGGTAAAAAAGTCTCCCGGTATCG is part of the Bacteroidota bacterium genome and encodes:
- a CDS encoding methyltransferase type 11; its protein translation is MIRDIEINKPEPIESGKKTESFKRGTDVQLTIEALEAGNPILITEFYNNGLLLLKELHTHLNRKFPNKSFQEQREYRSEYHKLSNLILIEIVDHKLAVKKSPGIGWLEKLYPETSDFFLSFPQVQGLNSAWQWYLKGISIPVLRNKIHPYYGTYFPTRFEHLILFD